Proteins found in one Enterococcus sp. 9D6_DIV0238 genomic segment:
- a CDS encoding PilW family protein, giving the protein MKKLLKDEKGLSLVEMIATLAIFSIVILFFGMIINSLGKAFTIQGQQVEFQQIANDMIVQMNGIMNKKGLYEKAGYLGKFTTNGTTGKSSWLDQQVITVFDPERADLKSIDWIDAGKNKIGITDVLDAEKSAGKTYQLKNKDYKIKVFQKKNKNESLKTQFETPNYRDTFTIQTSVTILFYKDQIDFSDYLEAGGEDINLSGAQGIEEKEAAKILYVRKAELTYRDEMKARGEIPGEGRW; this is encoded by the coding sequence ATGAAAAAGCTTCTCAAAGATGAAAAAGGGCTGAGCTTAGTAGAAATGATTGCGACATTAGCGATTTTTTCGATTGTGATTCTTTTTTTTGGCATGATCATCAACAGTCTTGGCAAAGCCTTTACGATTCAAGGGCAGCAAGTTGAATTCCAACAAATAGCTAATGATATGATCGTACAAATGAATGGAATCATGAATAAAAAAGGTCTTTACGAAAAAGCTGGTTATCTTGGCAAGTTCACTACAAATGGTACAACAGGAAAGAGCTCTTGGCTAGACCAGCAAGTCATTACTGTATTCGATCCTGAACGAGCGGATTTAAAATCGATCGACTGGATAGATGCTGGGAAAAACAAAATAGGGATCACTGATGTTTTAGATGCTGAAAAAAGTGCAGGCAAAACGTATCAATTGAAAAATAAGGACTACAAAATCAAAGTGTTTCAGAAAAAAAATAAGAACGAATCGCTAAAAACACAATTTGAAACACCAAATTACCGTGATACCTTTACGATTCAAACGAGTGTGACGATTCTTTTTTATAAAGACCAGATCGATTTTAGCGATTATCTTGAAGCGGGTGGAGAGGATATCAATCTTTCAGGAGCACAAGGAATCGAGGAAAAAGAGGCTGCTAAGATTTTATATGTAAGAAAAGCAGAGTTGACCTATCGAGATGAGATGAAAGCGAGAGGAGAGATTCCCGGTGAAGGGCGCTGGTAA
- a CDS encoding type II secretion system protein — translation MLENEEGLTLAEVLVSVVILGTTFMLLASMLIRNQQLIELNEKKKEAQYVRDELKEWMGYRGQTQDLAGLNPYVFSIRDERHLTDQQKSRRAYLILDNSGIQMKDDGSKQIPLYGEEKIDYTGRVEAGKENIERKVDYHYSEKEAELPDRWKNSDGSIKEEAHYLGKYIGNQTNHFFVVLCKVNYKEGTKDLRKDGIELNLEIYDGKTGAFMTDTVFNWVVDY, via the coding sequence ATGCTGGAAAATGAAGAGGGACTGACTCTTGCAGAAGTTTTGGTCTCAGTTGTCATCTTGGGAACAACTTTTATGCTATTGGCATCAATGCTCATCAGAAATCAGCAATTGATAGAATTGAACGAAAAAAAGAAAGAAGCTCAGTATGTTCGAGATGAGTTAAAAGAATGGATGGGGTATCGTGGTCAAACGCAGGATCTAGCTGGCTTGAATCCTTATGTTTTTAGTATAAGAGATGAACGTCATTTGACGGATCAACAAAAATCAAGAAGGGCATATTTGATTCTTGATAACTCAGGTATTCAAATGAAAGATGATGGTAGCAAGCAGATTCCCTTATATGGTGAAGAAAAGATCGATTATACAGGGAGAGTAGAAGCAGGAAAAGAGAATATAGAAAGAAAAGTAGACTATCACTATTCAGAAAAGGAAGCAGAGCTGCCTGACCGTTGGAAAAATTCTGATGGATCGATCAAAGAAGAAGCACATTATTTGGGTAAGTACATAGGAAATCAGACAAATCATTTTTTTGTTGTCCTTTGCAAAGTGAACTACAAGGAGGGAACAAAGGATCTTCGTAAAGATGGGATCGAGCTGAATCTAGAGATTTATGATGGAAAGACGGGGGCGTTTATGACAGATACTGTTTTTAATTGGGTAGTCGATTATTGA
- the glnA gene encoding type I glutamate--ammonia ligase gives MTKKQNTVEDIKRIADEENVRFLRLMFTDIMGTIKNVEVPVSQLDKVLSNKMMFDGSSIEGFVRIEESDMYLYPDLSTWMIFPWESDHGKVARLICDIYNPSGEPFAGDPRGNLKRALEDMKELGFTSFNLGPEPEFFLFKLDEDGKITTDLNDRGGYFDFAPTDLGENCRRDIVLELESLGFEVEASHHEVAPGQHEIDFKYADVIEACDNIQTFKLVVKTIARKHGLHATFMPKPLYGISGSGMHCNMSLFKGEENVFYDENGPMQLSQTAYHFLGGLLKHARAYTAVCNPTVNSYKRLVPGYEAPVYVAWSGRNRSPLVRVPESRGLSTRLELRSVDPSANPYLSMAVLLQAGLNGIKNEITPPDAVDRNIYVMNEEERNEAQIHDLPSTLHNAIKELRKDEVMIDALGNHIYANFVEAKRMEWAAFRQTVSEWEREQYLELY, from the coding sequence ATGACGAAGAAACAAAACACAGTAGAAGATATCAAACGTATCGCCGATGAAGAAAATGTTCGATTTTTACGATTAATGTTCACAGACATTATGGGAACGATCAAAAATGTGGAAGTTCCAGTGAGTCAATTAGACAAAGTGTTAAGCAACAAAATGATGTTTGATGGCTCTTCTATTGAAGGTTTTGTACGGATCGAAGAAAGTGATATGTATTTATATCCAGACTTATCTACATGGATGATTTTTCCGTGGGAGAGCGATCACGGGAAGGTTGCTCGTTTGATCTGTGATATTTATAATCCGAGTGGAGAACCTTTTGCTGGAGATCCTCGTGGAAACTTAAAACGTGCACTTGAAGATATGAAAGAGCTTGGATTTACGTCTTTCAATTTAGGTCCTGAGCCAGAATTTTTCTTATTTAAATTGGATGAAGATGGAAAGATCACGACAGATCTAAATGACCGCGGAGGTTATTTTGATTTTGCTCCCACCGATTTAGGTGAGAATTGCCGTAGAGACATTGTGCTTGAGCTTGAAAGCTTAGGTTTTGAAGTTGAAGCCTCTCATCATGAAGTAGCGCCAGGTCAACATGAAATCGACTTTAAATATGCAGATGTGATCGAAGCGTGTGACAACATCCAAACATTCAAGTTAGTTGTAAAAACAATTGCTCGTAAGCATGGACTGCATGCGACATTTATGCCTAAACCGCTTTATGGAATCAGTGGTTCGGGAATGCATTGTAATATGTCGTTGTTTAAAGGCGAGGAAAATGTCTTTTATGATGAAAATGGACCAATGCAGCTAAGTCAAACCGCGTATCACTTTCTTGGTGGACTGCTGAAACATGCACGTGCGTACACAGCGGTCTGCAATCCGACTGTGAATTCATATAAACGTTTAGTGCCTGGTTATGAAGCGCCTGTGTACGTGGCTTGGAGTGGTCGAAACCGTTCGCCGCTTGTCCGTGTACCAGAATCGCGCGGTTTATCTACTCGTTTAGAATTACGTTCAGTTGACCCTTCTGCAAATCCTTACTTATCGATGGCAGTTCTTTTACAAGCTGGGTTGAACGGAATCAAAAATGAAATCACGCCACCTGATGCTGTGGATCGTAACATCTATGTGATGAATGAAGAAGAGCGTAATGAAGCGCAAATTCATGATCTACCATCAACGTTGCATAATGCCATCAAAGAATTACGTAAAGATGAAGTGATGATCGATGCTTTAGGTAACCACATTTATGCGAATTTTGTTGAAGCTAAGCGAATGGAATGGGCTGCGTTTCGTCAAACAGTCTCTGAATGGGAAAGAGAACAATATTTAGAGTTGTACTAA
- a CDS encoding MerR family transcriptional regulator, translating to MREKELRRSMSVFPIGTVMKLTDLSARQIRYYEEQDLIHPERSEGNRRMYSLNDIDVLLEIKDYLSDGLNMAGIKRVYEMKLEEQIHAQESNRPLTDEDVRKILYDELISQGGLTQQNPFQSRGPKL from the coding sequence ATGAGAGAGAAGGAACTGAGAAGATCGATGTCGGTTTTTCCAATTGGTACAGTTATGAAGCTGACCGATTTATCAGCACGTCAAATCCGTTATTATGAAGAGCAAGATTTGATTCATCCGGAAAGAAGCGAAGGAAATCGCCGTATGTATTCACTGAATGATATTGATGTTTTGCTTGAAATCAAAGATTACTTGTCTGACGGTCTAAATATGGCAGGGATCAAACGTGTCTATGAAATGAAGCTGGAAGAACAAATACATGCCCAAGAGTCGAACAGACCGTTGACAGATGAGGATGTTCGGAAGATTTTATATGATGAACTTATTTCTCAAGGGGGACTTACTCAACAAAATCCATTCCAATCCAGAGGACCAAAGTTATAA
- a CDS encoding DUF6056 family protein translates to MLVDFIKKNKKNLFFYGGLFLLVFLYLTNFKIDVKTDDGWFMTAPREYDLFSYLQWRYEEWSARLFPETTLYFIFLVPLFVHHFISACAWFLYSYSLVRLFSEKVTRVNFLVAFFSLGFMNVFVMKDALFWITGATNYLWPLSLGLFALIPYADNFFRRKQTTVWPYLLPAFLFSLSNEQLIACVIGVVLIYHVAIFLRKQKENYLLFLPTSFFIGGAIFMLSAPGNDLRLQQEVKMWMPDYHDLSIFTKVLRGSSWLFEGWQTKLLLLFIVLFIVSALIDAKRMLIKVTGVYTAFLLLLVHTFPDRFTNFQAITKIDLLLEIKQGNLFHGSVLGAVAPFVLWGLFFLLVIVCSITVSEQKIFLGLSYCAAVFSSMIMWFSPTMYASGARVFMCASVFLIINLYLLYQQLLKTKGKEAEWKISVYACFLPAINLLFVLFLP, encoded by the coding sequence ATGTTGGTTGATTTTATCAAGAAAAATAAAAAGAATCTATTTTTTTATGGCGGCTTGTTCCTTTTGGTTTTTTTGTACCTCACAAATTTTAAGATCGATGTAAAAACAGATGACGGATGGTTTATGACGGCTCCTAGAGAATATGATTTGTTCAGCTATCTTCAGTGGCGATATGAAGAATGGTCGGCGCGATTATTCCCAGAAACAACACTGTATTTTATTTTCTTAGTCCCTCTGTTTGTGCATCATTTCATTAGTGCTTGTGCTTGGTTTTTATATAGTTATTCATTAGTTCGACTATTCAGTGAAAAGGTCACTCGAGTGAACTTTTTAGTAGCGTTTTTTTCTTTAGGATTTATGAACGTTTTTGTGATGAAGGATGCATTATTTTGGATCACTGGAGCGACCAATTATCTATGGCCGCTGTCTTTAGGTTTATTTGCATTGATTCCTTATGCAGATAACTTTTTTAGAAGAAAACAAACGACTGTTTGGCCTTATTTGTTACCAGCATTTCTGTTTTCTTTATCAAATGAACAATTGATTGCTTGTGTTATTGGGGTTGTCTTGATTTATCATGTAGCAATTTTTCTACGAAAACAAAAAGAGAATTACCTTCTTTTCCTTCCGACTTCATTTTTCATTGGCGGTGCTATTTTCATGCTTTCTGCCCCTGGAAATGACTTACGCTTGCAGCAAGAAGTGAAAATGTGGATGCCAGATTATCATGATTTGTCTATTTTTACAAAGGTTCTCAGAGGGAGCTCATGGTTGTTTGAGGGCTGGCAAACGAAGTTATTATTGCTATTTATTGTTCTGTTTATTGTTTCTGCGCTCATCGATGCTAAGAGGATGTTAATTAAAGTTACAGGAGTTTATACAGCGTTCTTATTATTGTTAGTTCATACATTTCCTGATCGATTTACGAATTTTCAAGCGATTACCAAAATCGATTTACTTTTAGAAATCAAGCAAGGAAACTTGTTTCATGGTAGTGTACTAGGAGCTGTGGCACCATTTGTACTATGGGGATTGTTTTTCCTGTTGGTCATTGTCTGTTCAATTACTGTATCTGAGCAAAAAATTTTTCTAGGGTTAAGTTATTGCGCCGCAGTCTTTTCCTCAATGATCATGTGGTTTTCGCCTACGATGTATGCATCGGGGGCTAGAGTTTTTATGTGTGCCTCTGTTTTCTTGATTATTAATTTATATTTGCTATATCAACAACTTTTGAAAACGAAAGGTAAAGAAGCTGAATGGAAGATATCGGTTTATGCTTGCTTTTTACCAGCTATCAATCTTCTGTTTGTTCTTTTTTTACCATAG